A portion of the Candida dubliniensis CD36 chromosome R, complete sequence genome contains these proteins:
- a CDS encoding Sok1 protein homologue, putative (Similar to S. cerevisiae SOK1;~In S. cerevisiae: expression of the Sok1 protein suppresses cyclic AMP-dependent protein kinase mutants) yields MTSTNGQHSQPSQQHQQPEYNIATASSPTSTAAAAAAAAAAAASAPNSNTSPTTATGIVDSTSSRTTATAGATVTVTSETVIGSQPTSTTLVSDPSNAFHHRNQEFRQVCFNPSIVATSGLTAATSSNAAATSTTTNNTSSIKRNSPSSNDSSKRIRLDTTNTNSNANSNANTILTSTKPPKFVRKYRSRSLPIISFNNSSAFYPHYRQKKHHHHHHHNQDQHQNIFNTNSTIASSHSSVNNTSFISNTAVSSSSSSSSNTIPSLPPINLQSLKEIDLHEILKNPQLRHDILFDPQLQFRPNLDGERGKRKKSIIDKYWLEVRKECQGFFNQKVKPEEIKIHRLPILFTTLRDILLSLLPTKDRQQVSEIMDIELLVQQLKHGSFDFVEMSQWLGDVFKSHCAPMRDQWVVEMIEKFVDAYNYNNVSYLVNGLRMIFQILEAMKLDVANHQIRILRPVLIETAVDFERDYFQTLINHSKINIHDSLNWFYKNFVKKFDSIQQSSTAGGGGGTNPAKRLSTLHQDAINNTNLKPIIISSVIDLLSCRQMASEFPSTLAFDHTRLVLLRADARQLVCIQLCVVLYKQLVINAKVSTNLLSPNNIAKVQQEILAIVTDDSGNIKWTKNISAISLQLVKNLYPNESKINVSDPSIKSLVQFSHSWLSKHMQPNSQVYGLMEIKVFKELLTEISVLVENDDLISDTSNITTTTTTSTGAGAAATAPIANTTTTTTTTTTNNELKNIATRIATLVKFHWNVFGGYYIDYLKSQRSKLQQEQDNSTILPTMMEDGDDNNNVSSKKKNDDDKTNNTNPTSHRGGENNSNIDNTTSAPLSMLS; encoded by the coding sequence ATGACTTCGACAAATGGACAACATTCACAACCttcacaacaacatcaacaaccaGAATATAATATTGCCACTGCTTCATCTCCAACTTCaactgctgctgctgctgctgctgctgctgctgctgctgctagTGCACCTAATAGTAATACATCTCCTACAACTGCAACTGGTATAGTGGATTCAACTTCGTCTCGCACCACTGCCACTGCTGGTGCCACTGTGACTGTAACATCAGAAACAGTTATTGGTTCACAACCCACTTCAACGACGTTAGTATCAGATCCATCCAATGCATTTCATCATCGTAATCAAGAATTCAGACAAGTATGTTTTAACCCATCAATAGTTGCTACCAGTGGACTCACAGCTGCTACCTCCAGCAATGCTGCTGCTACTTCCACGACAACTAACAATACATCATCCATTAAACGTAACTCTCCATCATCTAATGACTCCTCGAAACGCATAAGACTAGATACAACAAACACCAACTCCAACGCCAACTCCAACGCCAACACTATTCTCACTTCAACTAAACCACCTAAATTTGTTCGCAAATATAGATCAAGATCATTACCAATCATCagttttaataattcaagtGCATTTTATCCTCATTACAGACAAAAGAAacatcaccatcatcatcatcacaaTCAAGATCAACACCAGAATATCTTCAATACCAATTCAACTATTGCATCTTCACATTCATCAGTAAACAACACTTCATTCATCTCTAATACAGCTGTTAGTTCGAGTTCCAGTTCCAGTTCCAACACTATTCCATCCCTTCCGCCAATCAACCTTCAATctttaaaagaaattgatttacaTGAAATATTAAAGAACCCACAACTAAGACACGACATTTTATTTGATCCACAATTACAATTTAGACCAAATTTGGATGGTGAACGCGGGAAACGGAAGAAATccattattgataaatattggTTAGAAGTACGGAAAGAATGTCAaggatttttcaatcaaaaaGTAAAACCcgaagaaataaaaattcatcGATTACCTATATTATTTACAACATTAAGAGacattttattatcattattaccaaCTAAAGATCGTCAACAAGTGAGCGAAATTATggatattgaattattggtgcaacaattgaaacatggatcatttgattttgtagAAATGAGTCAATGGTTAGGTGATGTTTTCAAACTGCATTGTGCTCCAATGAGAGATCAATGGGTAGTGgaaatgattgaaaaatttgttgatgctTACAATTATAACAATGTTTCATATTTGGTCAATGGATTAAGAAtgattttccaaattttggAAGCCATGAAATTGGATGTTGCCAATCATCAAATTCGAATTTTACGCCCCGTTTTAATTGAAACTGCAGTAGATTTTGAAAGAGattattttcaaactttaatcaatcattcgaaaataaatattcatgattcattaaattgGTTTTATAAGAATTTTGTTAAGAAGTTTGACAGTATTCAACAATCATCAACAGCAGGAGGAGGTGGTGGTACAAATCCAGCTAAGAGATTATCTACTTTACACCAAGATGCTATTAATAATACCAATTtgaaaccaataataatatcttcagttattgatttattgagTTGTCGACAAATGGCCAGTGAATTCCCTTCGACATTGGCATTTGATCATACCAGATTGGTGTTATTAAGAGCTGATGCCCGTCAATTAGTTTGTATTCAATTATGTGTGGTGTTGTATAAACAATTGGTGATTAATGCTAAAGTTTCAACCAATTTATTATCCCCAAATAATATTGCCAAAGttcaacaagaaattttaGCCATTGTCACTGATGATAGTGGGAATATCAAATGGACGAAAAACATATCGGCTATTTCATTACAATTGGTGAAGAATTTATATCCCaatgaatcaaaaatcaatgTATCAGATCCTTCGATTAAAAGTTTAGTACAATTCAGTCATAGCTGGTTACTGAAACATATGCAACCAAATTCTCAAGTTTATGGCTTGATGGAAATTAAGGTTTTCAAAGAGCTATTAACAGAAATTTCAGTATTagttgaaaatgatgatttaataaGTGATACCAGTAatatcaccaccactaccaccaccagtactggtgctggtgctgcTGCCACCGCACCTATTGCaaacaccaccactaccaccactacgACTACAAccaataatgaattgaagaatattGCTACAAGAATAGCAACTTTAGTTAAATTTCATTGGAATGTATTTGGTGGttattatattgattatcTCAAATCTCAACGATCAAaattacaacaagaacaagataATTCTACAATTTTACCAACAATGATGGAagatggtgatgataataacaatgttagttcaaaaaagaaaaatgatgatgataaaactaataatactaatccAACATCTCATCGTGGTGgtgaaaataattcaaatattgataatactACTTCTGCTCCATTAAGTATGTTATCAtga